From a region of the Synchiropus splendidus isolate RoL2022-P1 chromosome 12, RoL_Sspl_1.0, whole genome shotgun sequence genome:
- the rab15 gene encoding ras-related protein Rab-15 isoform X2, with amino-acid sequence MAKQYDVLFRLLLLGDSGVGKTCLLCRFTDNEFHSSHISTIGVDFKMKTLLIDGVKVRIQIWDTAGQERYQTITKQYYRRAQGIFLVYDITSERSFQHIMKWASDVDEVQKILVGNKSDEVGKRQVATEQGIKLAKAYGMDFFETSAFTNKNITETFTRLSEQVLAANKKDLDLLRVSMTEELNLADLEEEEGLSDGAAGGQAKGCWC; translated from the exons ATGGCCAAACAATACGATGTTCTCTTTCGGCTCCTGCTCCTCGGAGACTCCGGTGTCGGGAAAACATGCTTGTTGTGCAGATTCACCGACAACGAATTCCACTCTTCTCACATCTCAACCATCG GGGTGGACTTCAAAATGAAAACTCTGCTCATAGATGGTGTCAAGGTCCGGATCCAGATCTG GGACACGGCGGGTCAGGAGCGCTACCAGACCATCACCAAGCAGTACTACAGGCGGGCGCAG GGCATCTTCCTGGTCTATGACATCACCAGCGAGCGATCCTTCCAGCACATCATGAAGTGGGCCAGCGACGTGGACGAG GTCCAGAAGATCCTGGTTGGGAACAAATCGGATGAAGTTGGGAAGAGGCAAGTGGCCACTGAGCAAGGCATCAAG CTGGCTAAAGCGTACGGGATGGACTTCTTCGAGACAAGTGCCTTCACCAACAAGAACATCACGGAG ACCTTCACGCGACTGTCCGAGCAGGTTCTGGCAGCCAACAAGAAGGACCTGGACCTCCTCAGGGTGTCCATGACTGAAGAGCTGAACCTGGCggatctggaggaggaggaaggtttgAGTGACGGAGCGGCTGGAGGTCAGGCGAAAGGCTGCTGGTGTTGA
- the rab15 gene encoding ras-related protein Rab-15 isoform X1, whose translation MAKQYDVLFRLLLLGDSGVGKTCLLCRFTDNEFHSSHISTIGVDFKMKTLLIDGVKVRIQIWDTAGQERYQTITKQYYRRAQGIFLVYDITSERSFQHIMKWASDVDEYAPEKVQKILVGNKSDEVGKRQVATEQGIKLAKAYGMDFFETSAFTNKNITETFTRLSEQVLAANKKDLDLLRVSMTEELNLADLEEEEGLSDGAAGGQAKGCWC comes from the exons ATGGCCAAACAATACGATGTTCTCTTTCGGCTCCTGCTCCTCGGAGACTCCGGTGTCGGGAAAACATGCTTGTTGTGCAGATTCACCGACAACGAATTCCACTCTTCTCACATCTCAACCATCG GGGTGGACTTCAAAATGAAAACTCTGCTCATAGATGGTGTCAAGGTCCGGATCCAGATCTG GGACACGGCGGGTCAGGAGCGCTACCAGACCATCACCAAGCAGTACTACAGGCGGGCGCAG GGCATCTTCCTGGTCTATGACATCACCAGCGAGCGATCCTTCCAGCACATCATGAAGTGGGCCAGCGACGTGGACGAG TACGCTCCTGAAAAGGTCCAGAAGATCCTGGTTGGGAACAAATCGGATGAAGTTGGGAAGAGGCAAGTGGCCACTGAGCAAGGCATCAAG CTGGCTAAAGCGTACGGGATGGACTTCTTCGAGACAAGTGCCTTCACCAACAAGAACATCACGGAG ACCTTCACGCGACTGTCCGAGCAGGTTCTGGCAGCCAACAAGAAGGACCTGGACCTCCTCAGGGTGTCCATGACTGAAGAGCTGAACCTGGCggatctggaggaggaggaaggtttgAGTGACGGAGCGGCTGGAGGTCAGGCGAAAGGCTGCTGGTGTTGA
- the fntb gene encoding protein farnesyltransferase subunit beta — translation MDGITAPLRCFREWHPAEKFADDGVQTVTSVEQKKVEHSIEEVVAVYKQMHSLPEPTLLREQHYQYLKKGLRHLSDAYECLDASRPWLCFWILHSLELLEEPIPSAIASDVCHFLSRCQSPSGGFAGGPGQHAHLAPTYAAVNALCIIGTQEAYDVIDREKLLDFLWSVKQPDGSFVMHVGGEVDVRSAYCAASVASLTNIITPKLFEDTTNWILSCQNWEGGLSGVPGLEAHGGYTFCGTAALVILGQESMLDLKALLRWVVRRQMRFEGGFQGRCNKLVDGCYSFWQAGLLPLLHRALFKEGETALSRQKWMFEQQALQEYILLCCQNPAGGLLDKPSKSRDFYHTCYCLSGLSIAQHFGNSDLHHETILGRDENRLAPTHPVYNICPEKVALALQHFHRLPVPDNAAGPSEPTAK, via the exons ATGGACGGTATCACGGCGCCTCTTCGGTGTTTCAGGGAGTGGCACCCCGCGGAGAAGTTTGCGGATGACGGCGTGCAAACTGTGACTTCAGTGGAGCAG aagaaagtggaacacTCCATAGAGGAGGTCGTGGCTGTTTACAAGCAAATGCACAGCTTACCAGA GCCGACGCTCCTGCGGGAACAGCACTACCAGTATCTCAAGAAGGGCCTGCGCCATCTGTCGGACGCCTACGAG tgccTGGACGCCAGTCGGCCGTGGCTCTGCTTCTGGATCCTTCACAGTCTGGAGTTACTGGAGGAGCCCATTCCATCGGCCATCGCCTcaga CGTCTGCCACTTCCTGTCCCGCTGTCAGAGTCCGAGCGGAGGTTTCGCCGGCGGCCCGGGTCAACACGCCCACCTGGCTCCCACCTATGCCGCCGTCAACGCGCTCTGCATCATCGGAACCCAGGAGGCGTACGACGTCATCGACAG ggagaagctgctggactTCCTGTGGTCAGTGAAGCAGCCAGATGGATCCTTCGTGATGCACGTCGGCGGAGAGGTGGACGTCAG GAGCGCGTACTGCGCCGCCTCAGTGGCGTCGCTCACCAACATCATCACGCCAAAGCTGTTCGAGGACACCACCAACTGGATCCTCAG CTGTCAGAACTGGGAAGGCGGCCTCAGCGGCGTCCCCGGCCTGGAGGCTCACGGCGGCTACACCTTCTGTGGCACCGCCGCCCTGGTCATCCTGGGCCAGGAGAGCATGCTGGACCTCAAGGCTCTGCTG CGCTGGGTGGTCCGCAGGCAGATGAGGTTCGAGGGCGGCTTCCAGGGCCGCTGCAACAAGCTGGTGGACGGGTGCTACTCCTTCTGGCAGGCTgggctgctgccgctgctccaCAGAGCACTCTTCAAAGAAG GTGAGACGGCGCTGAGTCGGCAGAAGTGGATGTTCGAGCAGCAGGCTCTTCAGGAGTACATCCTGCTCTGCTGCCAGAACCCGGCTGGAGGTCTGCTGGACAAGCCCAGCAA GTCCAGGGACTTCTACCACACCTGCTACTGCCTTAGTGGTCTCTCCATCGCACAACACTTCGGGAACTCAGACCTCCACCATGAGACCATTCTGGGCCGAGACGAGAACCGGTTG GCCCCCACTCACCCCGTCTACAACATCTGTCCAGAAAAAGTGGCTCTGGCTCTGCAACACTTCCATCGGCTGCCGGTTCCAGACAACGCCGCAGGTCCATCAGAACCGACTGCTAAATAA
- the max gene encoding protein max isoform X3 has product MSDNDDIEVDSDEESPRYHSVADKRAHHNALERKRRDHIKDSFHSLRDSVPALQGEKASRAQILDKATEYIQYMRRKNLTHQQDIDDLKRQNALLEQQVRALEKVKGSAQLQTNYSSSDSSLYTNPKGSAVSAFDGGSDSSSESEPEEPPSRKKPRVEAS; this is encoded by the exons ATGAGCGATAACGATGACATCGAAGTCGACAGTGAC GAAGAATCACCGAGATATCACTCTGTG GCAGACAAACGGGCTCACCACAATGCTCTGGAGCGCAAGCGTAGGGATCACATCAAAGACAGCTTCCACAGCCTGCGGGACTCGGTGCCCGCCCTGCAGGGAGAAAAG GCGTCTCGAGCTCAGATCCTAGACAAAGCCACAGAGTACATCCAATACATGCGGAGGAAAAACCTCACGCACCAGCAGGACATCGACGACCTCAAGAGGCAGAACGCGCTACTGGAGCAGCAAG TCCGCGCCCTGGAGAAGGTGAAGGGTTCAGCGCAGCTGCAGACCAACTACTCGTCCTCGGACAGCAGCCTATACACCAACCCCAAAGGCAGCGCCGTGTCGGCCTTCGACGGCGGCTCCGACTCCAGCTCCGAGTCAGAGCCCGAGGAGCCGCCCAGCAGGAAGAAGCCGCGTGTGGAGGCCAGCTAG
- the max gene encoding protein max isoform X1, translating to MLFSSSDFSETVRSVGYNCTFCSVFLQEESPRYHSVADKRAHHNALERKRRDHIKDSFHSLRDSVPALQGEKQSTKQASRAQILDKATEYIQYMRRKNLTHQQDIDDLKRQNALLEQQVRALEKVKGSAQLQTNYSSSDSSLYTNPKGSAVSAFDGGSDSSSESEPEEPPSRKKPRVEAS from the exons ATGCTCTTTAGCTCTAGTGATTTCAGCGAAACAGTCAGATCTGTCGGCTACAATTGtactttttgttctgtttttttgcagGAAGAATCACCGAGATATCACTCTGTG GCAGACAAACGGGCTCACCACAATGCTCTGGAGCGCAAGCGTAGGGATCACATCAAAGACAGCTTCCACAGCCTGCGGGACTCGGTGCCCGCCCTGCAGGGAGAAAAG CAGTCTACCAAACAGGCGTCTCGAGCTCAGATCCTAGACAAAGCCACAGAGTACATCCAATACATGCGGAGGAAAAACCTCACGCACCAGCAGGACATCGACGACCTCAAGAGGCAGAACGCGCTACTGGAGCAGCAAG TCCGCGCCCTGGAGAAGGTGAAGGGTTCAGCGCAGCTGCAGACCAACTACTCGTCCTCGGACAGCAGCCTATACACCAACCCCAAAGGCAGCGCCGTGTCGGCCTTCGACGGCGGCTCCGACTCCAGCTCCGAGTCAGAGCCCGAGGAGCCGCCCAGCAGGAAGAAGCCGCGTGTGGAGGCCAGCTAG
- the max gene encoding protein max isoform X2: MLFSSSDFSETVRSVGYNCTFCSVFLQEESPRYHSVADKRAHHNALERKRRDHIKDSFHSLRDSVPALQGEKASRAQILDKATEYIQYMRRKNLTHQQDIDDLKRQNALLEQQVRALEKVKGSAQLQTNYSSSDSSLYTNPKGSAVSAFDGGSDSSSESEPEEPPSRKKPRVEAS; this comes from the exons ATGCTCTTTAGCTCTAGTGATTTCAGCGAAACAGTCAGATCTGTCGGCTACAATTGtactttttgttctgtttttttgcagGAAGAATCACCGAGATATCACTCTGTG GCAGACAAACGGGCTCACCACAATGCTCTGGAGCGCAAGCGTAGGGATCACATCAAAGACAGCTTCCACAGCCTGCGGGACTCGGTGCCCGCCCTGCAGGGAGAAAAG GCGTCTCGAGCTCAGATCCTAGACAAAGCCACAGAGTACATCCAATACATGCGGAGGAAAAACCTCACGCACCAGCAGGACATCGACGACCTCAAGAGGCAGAACGCGCTACTGGAGCAGCAAG TCCGCGCCCTGGAGAAGGTGAAGGGTTCAGCGCAGCTGCAGACCAACTACTCGTCCTCGGACAGCAGCCTATACACCAACCCCAAAGGCAGCGCCGTGTCGGCCTTCGACGGCGGCTCCGACTCCAGCTCCGAGTCAGAGCCCGAGGAGCCGCCCAGCAGGAAGAAGCCGCGTGTGGAGGCCAGCTAG
- the max gene encoding protein max isoform X6 gives MSDNDDIEVDSDEESPRYHSVADKRAHHNALERKRRDHIKDSFHSLRDSVPALQGEKQSTKQASRAQILDKATEYIQYMRRKNLTHQQDIDDLKRQNALLEQQVRALEKVKGSAQLQTNYSSSDSSLYTNPKGSAVSAFDGGSDSSSESEPEEPPSRKKPRVEAS, from the exons ATGAGCGATAACGATGACATCGAAGTCGACAGTGAC GAAGAATCACCGAGATATCACTCTGTG GCAGACAAACGGGCTCACCACAATGCTCTGGAGCGCAAGCGTAGGGATCACATCAAAGACAGCTTCCACAGCCTGCGGGACTCGGTGCCCGCCCTGCAGGGAGAAAAG CAGTCTACCAAACAGGCGTCTCGAGCTCAGATCCTAGACAAAGCCACAGAGTACATCCAATACATGCGGAGGAAAAACCTCACGCACCAGCAGGACATCGACGACCTCAAGAGGCAGAACGCGCTACTGGAGCAGCAAG TCCGCGCCCTGGAGAAGGTGAAGGGTTCAGCGCAGCTGCAGACCAACTACTCGTCCTCGGACAGCAGCCTATACACCAACCCCAAAGGCAGCGCCGTGTCGGCCTTCGACGGCGGCTCCGACTCCAGCTCCGAGTCAGAGCCCGAGGAGCCGCCCAGCAGGAAGAAGCCGCGTGTGGAGGCCAGCTAG
- the max gene encoding protein max isoform X4, translating to MSDNDDIEVDSDADKRAHHNALERKRRDHIKDSFHSLRDSVPALQGEKQSTKQASRAQILDKATEYIQYMRRKNLTHQQDIDDLKRQNALLEQQVRALEKVKGSAQLQTNYSSSDSSLYTNPKGSAVSAFDGGSDSSSESEPEEPPSRKKPRVEAS from the exons ATGAGCGATAACGATGACATCGAAGTCGACAGTGAC GCAGACAAACGGGCTCACCACAATGCTCTGGAGCGCAAGCGTAGGGATCACATCAAAGACAGCTTCCACAGCCTGCGGGACTCGGTGCCCGCCCTGCAGGGAGAAAAG CAGTCTACCAAACAGGCGTCTCGAGCTCAGATCCTAGACAAAGCCACAGAGTACATCCAATACATGCGGAGGAAAAACCTCACGCACCAGCAGGACATCGACGACCTCAAGAGGCAGAACGCGCTACTGGAGCAGCAAG TCCGCGCCCTGGAGAAGGTGAAGGGTTCAGCGCAGCTGCAGACCAACTACTCGTCCTCGGACAGCAGCCTATACACCAACCCCAAAGGCAGCGCCGTGTCGGCCTTCGACGGCGGCTCCGACTCCAGCTCCGAGTCAGAGCCCGAGGAGCCGCCCAGCAGGAAGAAGCCGCGTGTGGAGGCCAGCTAG
- the max gene encoding protein max isoform X5, with protein sequence MSDNDDIEVDSDADKRAHHNALERKRRDHIKDSFHSLRDSVPALQGEKASRAQILDKATEYIQYMRRKNLTHQQDIDDLKRQNALLEQQVRALEKVKGSAQLQTNYSSSDSSLYTNPKGSAVSAFDGGSDSSSESEPEEPPSRKKPRVEAS encoded by the exons ATGAGCGATAACGATGACATCGAAGTCGACAGTGAC GCAGACAAACGGGCTCACCACAATGCTCTGGAGCGCAAGCGTAGGGATCACATCAAAGACAGCTTCCACAGCCTGCGGGACTCGGTGCCCGCCCTGCAGGGAGAAAAG GCGTCTCGAGCTCAGATCCTAGACAAAGCCACAGAGTACATCCAATACATGCGGAGGAAAAACCTCACGCACCAGCAGGACATCGACGACCTCAAGAGGCAGAACGCGCTACTGGAGCAGCAAG TCCGCGCCCTGGAGAAGGTGAAGGGTTCAGCGCAGCTGCAGACCAACTACTCGTCCTCGGACAGCAGCCTATACACCAACCCCAAAGGCAGCGCCGTGTCGGCCTTCGACGGCGGCTCCGACTCCAGCTCCGAGTCAGAGCCCGAGGAGCCGCCCAGCAGGAAGAAGCCGCGTGTGGAGGCCAGCTAG
- the slc10a1 gene encoding hepatic sodium/bile acid cotransporter: MPLNDSFSFNTTTNGSDWDEPRLSPAMNKIINTLMVVTLFIVMVSMGCTMEVPKIKAHLMKPKGVAIALLAQYAVMPLTAFVLVKVFRLTGTTAIMILICGCCPGGSLSNILALGIKGDMNLSIVMTSCSTLLALGMMPLLLYIYCHSFPHLQSAVPYKDITLSLVMILIPCGIGILINHYRPKYAKLITTVGMIIMVTAILIICIGSSVAVGGSLLNLFSPPLMATAALMPFIGYSFGYIISSIFKLKQRERRTVAMETGCQNIQLCSSILKLAFPPQEVGILFLYPLVYGSVQLMEAAVLIVLYRSYRYYKDHTGGNHTPRTHLIVSTWRLVYRQKTTYPVGCGNWGRIQSTVMEVGRQVFCLHGIMKDRTGPFML, encoded by the exons ATGCCACTGAACGACAGCTTCAGCTTCAACACCACCACCAATGGCTCGGACTGGGATGAGCCACGACTTTCACCAGCGATGAACAAGATCATCAACACCCTGATGGTCGTGACGCTCTTCATCGTGATGGTCTCCATGGGCTGCACCATGGAGGTGCCTAAGATCAAG GCTCACTTGATGAAACCGAAGGGCGTGGCCATCGCGCTGCTGGCTCAGTACGCCGTGATGCCTCTGACAGCCTtcgtcctggttaag GTGTTCAGGCTGACGGGCACGACAGCCATCATGATTCTGATTTGCGGATGTTGTCCAGGAGGATCTCTGTCCAACATTCTAGCACTGGGCATCAAAGGAGACATGAACCTCAG cATCGTGATGACGTCGTGCTCCACCCTCCTGGCCCTGGGCATGATGCCACTGCTCCTCTACATCTACTGTCACAGCTTCCCACACCTGCAGAGCGCCGTCCCCTACAAGGATATCACGCTGTCGCTGGTCATGATCCTCATCCCCTGTGGCATCGGCATCCTCATCAATCACTACCGACCCAAGTATGCCAAGCTTATCACCACG GTCGGCATGATCATCATGGTGACAGCCATTCTCATCATCTGCATAGGCTCTAGTGTGGCAGTCGGTGGCTCCTTGCTCAACTTGTTCTCGCCCCCCCTCATGGCCACCGCAGCTCTCATGCCGTTCATTGGCTACTCTTTCGGCTACAtcatctcctccatcttcaaaCTCAAACAGAG GGAGCGCAGGACTGTTGCTATGGAAACCGGCTGTCAGAACATCCAACTGTGCTCCTCCATTCTGAAGCTGGCCTTTCCACCACAAGAGGTCGGCATACTGTTCCTCTACCCGTTGGTCTACGGCTCAGTCCAGCTGATGGAGGCGGCGGTGCTCATTGTGCTCTACAGGTCATACCGGTATTATAAAGATCACACAGGAGGTAATCACACACCGAGAACCCACCTGATAGTAAGTACATGGCGACTAGTTTACAGACAGAAGACCACATATCCAGTTGGGTGTGGGAACTGGGGTCGAATCCAGTCCACAGTGATGGAAGTGGGGCGGCAGGTGTTTTGTCTCCATGGCATCATGAAGGACAGAACAGGGCCCTTCATGTTATGA
- the srsf5b gene encoding serine and arginine rich splicing factor 5b: MSGCRIFIGRLSPSAREKDVERFFKGYGRIRDIDLKRGFGFVEFDDPRDAEDAVYELDGKELCNERVTIEHARVRLKGGRGRGGGGGGGGGGARFSDRYGRGPQNSRSRNPPPMRTENRLRVENLSSRVSWQDLKDFMRQAGEVTFADAHRPKLNEGVVEFASHSDLKNALDKLSGKEINGRKIKLVEAAKKRSRSHSRSRSSSRSRSRSRSRSRSRSRSRSRSHSRSASRSPRRSRSPAKSNNRSRSLSPTGSSSSPTPKSKEEAKRSSKTPPSPPQRCSVSRSRSRSTDSQR, from the exons ATGAGTGGATGTCGTATTTTCATCGGTCGGTTGAGTCCCTCCGCCCGGGAGAAGGATGTGGAGAGATTCTTCAAGGGATACGGAAGGATTCGAGATATTGACCTGAAGAGAGGCTTTGGATTTGTC GAGTTTGATGATCCCAGAGACGCTGAGGATGCAGTGTATGAACTTGATGGCAAAGAGCTCTGCAATGAGAG GGTAACGATTGAGCACGCTCGGGTTCGCCTGAAAGGCGGACGTGGGCGAGGAGGCGGTGGTGGAGGTGGCGGCGGTGGGGCACGTTTCTCTGATCGTTATGGACGAGGTCCTCAGAACAGTCGGAG TCGCAATCCTCCTCCGATGCGAACTGAGAACCGCTTGAGAGTGGAGAACTTGTCCTCCAGAGTCAGCTGGCAG GACTTGAAAGATTTCATGAGACAAGCAGGAGAGGTGACATTTGCAGATGCACACCGTCCCAAACTTAACGAAGG GGTGGTTGAGTTTGCCTCCCACAGTGATTTGAAAAACGCTCTTGACAAACTGTCAGGAAAGGAAATAAACGGCAGAAAAATCAAACTCGTTGAAGCAGCCAagaagag GTCCAGAAGTCACTCCCGCTCTCGCAGTTCTTCTCGCTCccgctctcgctctcgctcccGCTCCCGTTCCCGTTCCCGCTCCCGCTCTCGCTCCCACTCGCGCTCGGCCTCCCGCAGTCCCCGACGCTCCCGCAGCCCAGCCAAGTCGAACAACCGCTCCCGTAGCCTCTCCCCCACCGGCAGCTCCTCCTCACCTACCCCCAAATCCAAGGAGGAGGCCAAGCGGTCATCCAAGACCCCGCCGTCTCCTCCGCAGCGGTGCTCGGTGTCgcgctctcgctctcgctccACTGACAGCCAGCGTTAG